The following is a genomic window from Gemmatimonadaceae bacterium.
GATACGATAGGGCTCGATCTGCACAAACGCGAGAGTCAACTCTGCATCGGCTCGGACGACGGCCACATCGAGGAGCGCCGCATCGTAACGAGTCGGGAGCGATTCACCGCCGTGTTGGGGACGCGCCCGACGGCGCGGATTCTGCTCGAGGCCAGCACCGAGAGCGAGTGGGTCGCGCGGCAGCTCGAAGGGTTTGGCCACGAGGTGATCGGCGCCGATCCCAACTTCGCGCCGATGTAGGCCACGCGCTCGCGGAAGACGAAGACGGACCGGCGGGATGCGAGAACGCTGATGGAGGCGTGCCGGCTCGGCACGTATCGACCCGCGCACCGGCTGTCGGACGCGCGGCGGCATGTGCGCGCGGAACTCGCGGTGCGCGAAGCGCTCGAGCTGTCGGCCACGCTGGCGGCCGAGCTGACGCCACTCTTCGCGCTCCTCGCACCGTTGAATGAGCAGATTGCCGCCGCCGACCAGCGGATCACCGCGCTGACGACGGCGGATCCCGCCGGCGCGCTCCTCACCACCGCGCCGTCGGTGGGTCCGATCACCGCGGCGGCGATCGTCGCGACGATCGATGATGTGACCCGCTTTCGCTCGGCGCATCAGTTCGAGGCGTTT
Proteins encoded in this region:
- a CDS encoding IS110 family transposase: MEACRLGTYRPAHRLSDARRHVRAELAVREALELSATLAAELTPLFALLAPLNEQIAAADQRITALTTADPAGALLTTAPSVGPITAAAIVATIDDVTRFRSAHQFEAFLGRVPSERSSGEQRRIGRSTKAGNVRARYLLVEAGWRILRSRDAELHALRTWALTIAARRGKRIAVVALARRLAGILDAMWRDGRPYDAHRLRMPRPRAA